The following are from one region of the Klebsiella aerogenes genome:
- a CDS encoding DUF2500 domain-containing protein: MSKVPLFFVLVVAVIVVAASFRYVQQRREKMDNAAAPLMQKRVVVSNKREKVINDRRSRQQTVTPAGSDMRYEASFRPENGGLEVVFRLEAPQYHALSVGDRGMLSYKGSTFVEFVADN; the protein is encoded by the coding sequence ATGAGTAAAGTTCCGCTGTTTTTTGTGCTGGTTGTCGCGGTGATTGTGGTGGCTGCGTCGTTTCGCTACGTGCAGCAGCGCCGTGAGAAAATGGATAACGCCGCCGCGCCGTTGATGCAAAAGCGGGTGGTGGTAAGTAATAAGCGGGAAAAGGTGATTAACGATCGTCGTTCGCGCCAGCAGACGGTGACACCTGCCGGCAGCGATATGCGTTATGAAGCGAGCTTCCGCCCGGAAAATGGCGGACTGGAAGTGGTTTTCCGCCTTGAGGCGCCGCAATATCATGCGCTGAGCGTCGGCGACCGGGGGATGCTGAGTTATAAGGGCTCAACGTTCGTCGAGTTTGTCGCAGATAACTGA
- the zntA gene encoding Zn(II)/Cd(II)/Pb(II) translocating P-type ATPase ZntA → MSTPESQDKKVPQFSSFKLSPATEPAESCCTDHACAGETAAADQPLSGARYSWQVDGMDCAACARKVETAVRQIDGVSQVQVLFATEKLLVNAESDIRSQVENAVRAAGYTLRDANAPQEEKPQGSWLRENLALISLVVMMALSWGLEQFNHPFGKLAFVATTLVGLWPVARQSLRLIKSGSWFAIETLMSVAAIGALFIGATAEAAMVLLLFLIGERLEGWAASRARQGVSALMALKPDTAIRLRNGERETVAQRDLRPGDVIEVAAGGRLPADGELLSPFASFDESALTGESVPVERNAGERVAAGATSVDRLVQLTVISEPGDSAIDRILKLIEEAEERRAPIERFIDRFSRIYTPAIMVVALLVAVVPPLFFASAWLPWIYKGLTLLLIGCPCALVISTPAAITSGLAVAARRGALIKGGAALEQLGQVRQVAFDKTGTLTIGQPQVTRVIPTAEVDDNALLALAAAVEQGSSHPLAQAIVREAQQRKLSIPVAHGQRALAGSGIEAEVNGSRILICAASKAAPAEHDAQIQQLESAGQTVVLVMRDDALLGILALRDTLRDDARQAVDELHQLGVQGVILTGDNPRAAAAIANELGLEFRAGLLPADKVKAVMTLNSAAPLAMVGDGINDAPAMKAATIGIAMGSGTDVALETADAALTHNRLTGLAQMISLARATHANIRQNIAIALGLKGIFLVTTLLGLTGLWLAVLADTGATVLVTANALRLLRKK, encoded by the coding sequence ATGTCGACACCAGAATCTCAGGACAAAAAAGTCCCTCAATTCTCGTCATTCAAATTATCACCGGCAACAGAACCTGCTGAAAGCTGCTGCACCGACCACGCCTGCGCCGGGGAAACCGCCGCCGCTGACCAGCCGCTCAGCGGCGCCCGCTACAGCTGGCAGGTGGATGGCATGGACTGCGCAGCCTGCGCCCGTAAAGTAGAAACCGCGGTTCGCCAAATCGACGGCGTCAGCCAGGTTCAGGTGCTATTTGCCACCGAAAAATTGCTGGTCAACGCCGAAAGCGATATCCGTTCGCAGGTTGAAAACGCCGTGCGCGCCGCCGGTTATACGCTGCGCGATGCCAACGCGCCGCAAGAAGAAAAACCGCAGGGATCCTGGCTGCGAGAAAACCTGGCGTTAATCAGCCTGGTGGTGATGATGGCGCTAAGCTGGGGGCTGGAGCAGTTCAACCACCCGTTCGGCAAACTGGCTTTTGTCGCCACCACCCTGGTCGGCCTGTGGCCAGTTGCCCGTCAGTCGCTGCGGTTGATTAAAAGCGGCAGCTGGTTCGCAATTGAAACACTGATGAGCGTCGCCGCTATTGGCGCACTGTTTATCGGCGCCACCGCCGAAGCCGCGATGGTACTGCTATTGTTCCTGATCGGCGAACGGCTTGAAGGCTGGGCCGCCAGCCGCGCGCGTCAGGGTGTGAGCGCATTGATGGCGTTGAAACCCGATACCGCCATTCGCCTGCGCAATGGCGAGCGTGAAACCGTCGCCCAGCGCGATCTGCGTCCCGGCGATGTGATTGAAGTCGCCGCCGGTGGGCGTCTGCCAGCCGACGGCGAACTGTTATCGCCATTCGCCAGCTTTGACGAAAGCGCGCTAACCGGCGAATCCGTGCCGGTGGAACGTAATGCCGGCGAGCGCGTGGCGGCAGGCGCCACCAGCGTCGATCGCCTGGTGCAGCTTACCGTGATCTCCGAACCGGGCGATAGCGCCATTGACCGTATCCTCAAGCTGATTGAAGAAGCCGAAGAGCGCCGGGCGCCGATTGAACGCTTCATCGATCGCTTCAGCCGGATCTACACCCCGGCGATTATGGTGGTGGCCCTACTGGTCGCCGTCGTACCGCCGTTGTTTTTCGCCAGCGCCTGGCTGCCGTGGATCTATAAAGGCTTAACGCTGCTGCTGATCGGCTGTCCGTGCGCGCTGGTTATCTCCACACCGGCGGCGATTACTTCCGGTCTGGCGGTCGCCGCACGGCGCGGGGCGCTGATTAAAGGCGGTGCGGCGCTGGAACAGCTGGGACAGGTGCGCCAGGTGGCGTTCGATAAAACCGGTACTTTGACCATCGGCCAACCCCAGGTCACCCGTGTGATTCCCACAGCGGAAGTGGACGACAACGCGCTGCTGGCGCTGGCGGCGGCAGTCGAGCAAGGTTCCAGCCACCCGCTGGCGCAGGCTATCGTCCGCGAAGCGCAACAGCGTAAGCTAAGCATTCCCGTCGCTCATGGCCAGCGGGCGCTGGCGGGTTCCGGTATCGAAGCCGAGGTGAACGGTAGCCGTATCTTAATCTGCGCGGCCAGCAAAGCCGCCCCGGCAGAACATGATGCGCAGATCCAGCAACTGGAGAGCGCCGGACAAACGGTGGTGCTGGTGATGCGCGATGATGCGCTGCTCGGCATCCTGGCGCTGCGCGATACCCTGCGTGACGATGCGCGTCAGGCGGTGGATGAGCTGCATCAGTTGGGCGTACAGGGCGTGATCCTCACCGGGGATAATCCGCGCGCCGCGGCGGCTATCGCCAACGAACTGGGGCTGGAGTTCCGCGCCGGACTGCTACCGGCGGACAAAGTCAAAGCGGTGATGACGCTCAACAGCGCGGCGCCGCTGGCAATGGTCGGCGACGGCATTAACGATGCCCCAGCGATGAAAGCGGCCACTATCGGTATCGCCATGGGCAGCGGCACCGACGTGGCGCTGGAAACCGCCGATGCCGCGCTAACCCATAACCGTTTGACCGGTCTGGCGCAGATGATTTCGTTGGCGCGCGCCACCCATGCCAATATCCGCCAGAATATCGCCATCGCATTGGGATTGAAGGGTATTTTCCTCGTCACCACCCTACTCGGCCTGACCGGCCTGTGGCTGGCGGTGCTGGCGGATACCGGGGCGACGGTGCTGGTCACCGCTAACGCGCTGCGGTTATTGCGTAAAAAGTGA
- the tusA gene encoding sulfurtransferase TusA, which yields MSELFSSPDHTLDALGLRCPEPVMMVRKTVRTMPVGETLLIIADDPATTRDIPGFCLFMEHELVAQETETLPYRYLIRKSH from the coding sequence ATGAGCGAACTTTTCTCCAGTCCTGACCACACCCTGGATGCCCTGGGGCTCCGCTGCCCGGAGCCGGTCATGATGGTGCGTAAAACCGTACGTACGATGCCGGTAGGCGAGACCCTGCTGATTATTGCCGACGATCCGGCCACCACCCGTGATATTCCCGGTTTCTGCCTCTTTATGGAGCATGAGTTGGTGGCGCAGGAAACCGAAACCCTGCCGTACCGCTACCTGATCCGTAAAAGCCACTGA
- a CDS encoding acyl carrier protein: protein MTEQKAIYEEVSTLLITVFEIDPQDIKPEARLYEDLELDSIDAIDMIVHLQKKIGKKIKPEEFKAVRTVQDVVDALARLLTAE, encoded by the coding sequence ATGACCGAACAAAAAGCCATTTACGAAGAAGTCTCCACGCTGCTGATAACGGTATTTGAAATCGATCCGCAGGACATTAAGCCCGAGGCTCGCCTGTACGAAGACCTTGAGCTGGACAGCATCGACGCCATCGACATGATCGTCCATCTGCAAAAGAAAATCGGCAAGAAAATCAAGCCGGAAGAGTTTAAGGCCGTCCGCACCGTACAGGATGTGGTCGATGCGTTAGCACGCCTGCTCACAGCAGAATAA
- a CDS encoding lysophospholipid acyltransferase family protein has translation MKPLFRRVNRLWRAAMTGCCFALFGMGGLLLSVVWFNLLLVAVRDKTRRRRLARRSISASFRCFLTVVKSVGVLDYRIDGGDILRQEHGCLIVANHPSLIDYVMLASVMPEVDCLVKSSLLKNPFVSGVIRAADYLINDQADVLLPASRQRLQQGDSLLIFPEGTRTVPGEKMQLQRGAANIAVRCGSDLRIVVIRCTEHMLGKQSKWYDAPPTKPRFTVTVGERLRIDQFYDATRQEPALAARQLNRHILLKLQSGTTPETGINDGSALS, from the coding sequence ATGAAGCCGCTTTTCCGTCGCGTAAACCGACTCTGGCGAGCGGCCATGACCGGGTGCTGTTTCGCGCTGTTTGGCATGGGCGGACTGCTGCTTTCCGTCGTCTGGTTTAATTTGCTGCTGGTGGCGGTACGTGATAAAACCCGTCGCCGTCGCCTGGCGCGGCGCAGTATTTCAGCCAGTTTCCGCTGTTTTCTCACCGTGGTGAAAAGCGTCGGCGTACTCGATTACCGCATTGACGGGGGTGATATTTTGCGTCAGGAGCACGGTTGTCTGATTGTCGCCAATCATCCCAGCCTCATCGACTACGTGATGCTGGCCTCGGTGATGCCAGAGGTCGATTGCCTGGTAAAAAGCTCGTTGCTGAAAAACCCGTTTGTCAGCGGAGTGATCCGCGCCGCGGACTACCTGATTAACGATCAAGCGGATGTCCTGCTCCCGGCCAGTCGGCAACGTTTGCAGCAGGGCGATAGCCTTTTGATTTTCCCGGAAGGCACACGCACGGTTCCGGGAGAAAAAATGCAGCTACAGCGCGGCGCCGCCAATATCGCTGTGCGCTGCGGCAGCGATTTGCGCATCGTGGTGATCCGTTGTACCGAGCATATGCTGGGTAAACAGAGCAAATGGTACGATGCGCCGCCCACTAAGCCGCGATTTACCGTGACGGTCGGCGAGCGGCTGCGCATCGACCAATTTTACGATGCAACCAGACAAGAACCGGCACTGGCCGCAAGGCAGTTAAACCGGCATATTTTGCTTAAATTACAATCAGGCACTACACCTGAAACAGGAATTAATGATGGAAGCGCTCTATCTTGA
- a CDS encoding 7-cyano-7-deazaguanine/7-aminomethyl-7-deazaguanine transporter: protein MNSFTTVQRKKALVWLSLFHLLVITSSNYLVQLPISIFGFHTTWGAFSFPFIFLATDLTVRVFGASLARRIIFAVMIPALVISYGISALFYMGEWQGFAALGTFNLFVARIAAASFMAYALGQILDVHVFNRLRQNRRWWLAPTASTLFGNVSDTLAFFFIAFWRSPDPFMAAHWGEIAIVDYSFKVLISIVFFLPMYGVLLNMLLKRLADKSDLSALQPG, encoded by the coding sequence ATGAATTCTTTTACTACCGTACAGCGCAAGAAAGCGCTCGTCTGGCTTTCGCTATTTCATCTGCTGGTGATCACTTCCAGTAATTACCTGGTCCAACTACCGATCTCCATTTTTGGTTTTCATACCACCTGGGGCGCGTTCAGTTTTCCGTTTATCTTCCTCGCAACCGATCTGACGGTCCGCGTTTTCGGCGCTTCGCTGGCGCGACGCATCATCTTCGCCGTGATGATCCCGGCACTGGTGATCTCCTATGGCATTTCGGCGCTGTTTTACATGGGCGAGTGGCAGGGCTTTGCCGCGCTGGGCACTTTTAATCTGTTCGTCGCCCGTATCGCCGCCGCCAGCTTTATGGCCTATGCATTGGGGCAAATCCTCGACGTCCACGTCTTCAACCGCCTGCGTCAGAATCGCCGCTGGTGGCTGGCGCCGACGGCCTCAACCCTGTTCGGCAACGTCAGCGACACGCTGGCCTTCTTCTTTATCGCCTTCTGGCGCAGCCCGGATCCGTTTATGGCCGCCCACTGGGGTGAAATCGCCATCGTCGACTACAGCTTTAAAGTGCTTATCAGCATCGTTTTCTTCTTGCCAATGTATGGCGTACTGTTGAATATGCTATTGAAAAGACTGGCGGATAAATCTGATTTGTCGGCATTGCAGCCAGGTTAA
- a CDS encoding beta-ketoacyl synthase chain length factor — protein MNFTLNIIDWQARAPGLSEAEQWRQWSRHSHTFDPAAPIAKLSELPMMTARRLSSGSKLAVECGLAMLRRHEIDAILYTSRHGELERNYRILHALATDQAVSPTDFALSVHNSAVGNLTIAAKKPIVSSSLSAGRDTFQQGLFEVMGLLQAGYQRVLMVDFDGFLPEFYHPQLPPAMPTWPYAAAWVIESGNEWHCEARRHETGAEPPLPQSLLFLQHYLQNARTFTLPGERMQWRWSRA, from the coding sequence ATGAATTTTACCCTGAACATAATCGACTGGCAGGCCAGAGCTCCCGGACTCAGTGAAGCCGAACAGTGGCGGCAATGGTCACGGCATTCGCACACCTTCGATCCAGCGGCGCCAATAGCCAAACTCAGCGAATTGCCAATGATGACCGCCCGCCGCCTCAGCTCCGGCAGCAAGCTGGCCGTCGAATGTGGGCTGGCGATGCTCCGTCGCCATGAAATCGATGCCATTCTCTATACCAGCCGCCATGGTGAACTGGAACGCAACTACCGGATCCTGCATGCGCTGGCAACGGATCAGGCGGTCTCGCCAACCGATTTTGCCTTATCCGTGCATAACTCTGCGGTGGGCAATCTGACGATCGCCGCGAAAAAGCCCATCGTGTCATCCTCCCTTTCTGCCGGGCGCGATACCTTCCAGCAGGGGCTGTTCGAGGTGATGGGGCTACTGCAGGCCGGTTACCAACGCGTTTTGATGGTCGATTTCGATGGCTTCCTGCCCGAGTTTTACCACCCTCAGTTGCCGCCCGCCATGCCAACCTGGCCCTACGCGGCGGCGTGGGTGATTGAGTCCGGTAATGAATGGCACTGCGAAGCCCGGCGCCATGAAACTGGCGCAGAGCCCCCCCTGCCGCAGAGTTTGTTGTTTTTACAGCACTATTTGCAGAACGCCCGCACCTTCACGCTACCCGGCGAGCGCATGCAGTGGCGCTGGAGCCGCGCATGA
- a CDS encoding DUF1145 family protein yields the protein MLINLGRLLMLCVWAFLLLNLFQPFPKPLNIFVNVALIFMILMHGLQLTLLKATQQKDAPPLGRFEQIRIFVFGVFELVAWQKKLKATLKKK from the coding sequence ATGCTGATTAATTTAGGCCGCCTGCTGATGCTGTGCGTATGGGCATTTTTACTGTTGAATCTGTTTCAACCTTTCCCGAAACCACTGAATATCTTCGTCAACGTCGCATTGATCTTTATGATTCTGATGCACGGCCTGCAGCTGACTTTGCTGAAAGCAACGCAGCAAAAAGATGCGCCGCCGCTGGGTCGTTTCGAGCAAATCCGCATTTTTGTCTTCGGCGTGTTTGAACTGGTGGCCTGGCAGAAAAAACTGAAGGCCACGCTGAAGAAGAAGTAA
- a CDS encoding DcrB family lipoprotein produces MRNVVKYVGIGLLVMGLAACDNSDSKAPTVGSAAESNTSGQAISLLDGKLSFTLPAGMADQSGKLGTQANNMHVYSDATGQKAVIVIVGDNTNEDLAVLSKRLEDQQRSRDPQLQVVTNKSVEIKGHTLQQLDSIISAKGQTAWSSVLLGKVDDKLLTLQVTLPADNQQQAQTEAESIINTLVIN; encoded by the coding sequence ATGCGCAATGTGGTTAAATATGTCGGTATTGGCCTGCTGGTTATGGGGCTTGCGGCCTGTGATAACAGCGATTCAAAAGCGCCGACCGTCGGCTCGGCAGCGGAGAGCAATACCAGCGGCCAGGCTATCAGCCTGCTGGATGGCAAGCTGAGCTTCACTCTGCCTGCGGGCATGGCCGACCAGAGCGGTAAGCTGGGCACTCAGGCCAACAATATGCACGTTTATTCCGACGCCACCGGCCAGAAAGCGGTCATCGTGATCGTCGGCGACAACACCAACGAAGATCTGGCGGTGCTGTCCAAACGTCTGGAAGATCAGCAGCGCAGCCGCGACCCGCAGCTGCAGGTCGTCACCAACAAATCCGTCGAGATTAAGGGCCACACGCTGCAGCAGCTGGACAGCATCATCTCCGCCAAGGGCCAGACCGCATGGTCTTCTGTGCTGCTCGGCAAGGTAGATGACAAACTGCTGACCCTGCAGGTGACCCTGCCGGCTGACAACCAGCAACAGGCGCAGACCGAAGCGGAAAGCATCATCAATACCCTGGTCATTAATTAA
- a CDS encoding lysoplasmalogenase, with product MLWSFIAVCFSAWLYVDASYRGPAWQRWVFKPVTLLLLLLLAWQAPMFNAISYLVLAGLCASLLGDALTLLPRQRVMYAVGAFFLSHLLYTIWFASQMTLSFFWPLPLVLLVLGALLLAIIWTRLEEMRMPVLTFIGMTLVMVWLAGELWFVRPTDTALSGFLGAASLLLGNGVWLISHYRRRFRADNAISAAFYFAGHFLIVRALYL from the coding sequence ATGCTTTGGTCGTTTATTGCTGTCTGTTTCTCCGCATGGCTCTACGTCGATGCGTCCTACCGTGGGCCAGCCTGGCAGCGCTGGGTCTTTAAACCCGTCACCCTGCTTCTGTTGCTGCTATTAGCCTGGCAGGCGCCGATGTTCAACGCCATTAGCTACCTGGTGTTGGCTGGCCTGTGCGCCTCGCTGCTCGGCGATGCACTGACTCTACTGCCGCGCCAGCGGGTTATGTACGCTGTCGGGGCCTTTTTCCTCTCTCATCTGCTCTATACCATCTGGTTCGCCAGTCAGATGACGCTGTCGTTCTTCTGGCCTCTGCCGCTGGTATTGTTGGTACTCGGCGCGCTGCTGCTGGCGATTATCTGGACGCGCCTTGAAGAGATGCGCATGCCGGTATTGACCTTTATTGGCATGACGCTGGTCATGGTATGGCTGGCGGGCGAACTGTGGTTCGTGCGGCCGACTGACACCGCGCTTTCCGGCTTCCTCGGCGCCGCCTCGCTGCTGCTGGGCAACGGCGTTTGGCTGATCAGTCACTATCGTCGTCGTTTCCGCGCCGATAACGCGATTTCCGCCGCCTTCTATTTTGCCGGACACTTCCTGATCGTTCGCGCTCTGTATCTGTAA
- the rsmD gene encoding 16S rRNA (guanine(966)-N(2))-methyltransferase, translated as MKKPNHAGSGQIRIIGGQWRGRKLPVPESPGLRPTTDRVRETLFNWLAPSMVDAHCLDCFAGSGALGLEALSRYAASATLLEMERGVAQQLQKNLATLKTSNGKVVNTNTLAFLSQPGTPHHIVFVDPPFRKGLLEETLSLLENNRWLADEALIYIESEVENGLPPVPANWQLYREKVAGQVAYRLYQREAQGEHHAD; from the coding sequence ATGAAGAAACCAAATCACGCAGGCAGCGGCCAGATCCGCATTATCGGCGGACAGTGGCGAGGCCGTAAATTACCGGTGCCGGAGAGCCCGGGTCTGCGCCCGACCACCGACCGGGTTCGGGAAACGCTATTTAACTGGCTGGCGCCGTCGATGGTCGACGCCCACTGCCTGGACTGCTTCGCCGGTAGCGGCGCGCTAGGGCTGGAGGCACTCTCACGCTATGCCGCCAGCGCCACGCTGCTGGAGATGGAGCGCGGCGTCGCGCAGCAGTTGCAAAAAAATCTCGCCACGCTGAAAACCAGCAACGGCAAGGTGGTCAACACCAACACGTTGGCGTTTCTCAGCCAGCCCGGCACGCCGCACCACATCGTTTTTGTCGATCCGCCGTTCCGTAAAGGGCTGCTGGAAGAAACGCTCAGCCTGTTGGAGAACAATCGCTGGCTCGCCGATGAGGCGCTGATTTATATCGAGAGCGAAGTGGAAAACGGGCTGCCGCCGGTTCCGGCAAACTGGCAGTTGTATCGCGAAAAAGTCGCCGGACAGGTTGCCTATCGCCTGTATCAACGTGAGGCACAAGGAGAACACCATGCTGATTAA
- a CDS encoding phosphopantetheine-binding protein has translation MEALYLEIKNLIISTLNLDELSADDIETEAALFGDGLGLDSIDALELGLAVKNQYGVVLSAESEEMRQHFFSVATLASFIQAQRA, from the coding sequence ATGGAAGCGCTCTATCTTGAAATTAAAAATCTGATTATCAGCACATTGAATCTGGACGAGTTGTCCGCTGACGATATTGAAACCGAAGCCGCGCTGTTTGGTGATGGCCTGGGTCTGGACTCTATTGACGCTCTGGAACTGGGTCTGGCGGTAAAAAACCAGTACGGCGTGGTGCTGTCGGCTGAGAGCGAGGAGATGCGCCAGCATTTCTTCTCCGTCGCCACGCTGGCATCATTTATTCAAGCGCAGCGTGCCTGA
- a CDS encoding AMP-binding protein encodes MKQRLTLDQWLSAPRPAQTPIAWQDAHTWTLAHLRHDVAHLLAHLQQQPAERWALCFENSYLFLVALLATLHAGKTPVLPGHCRVSLLHEQRTLFDGVLSDTALDWRGPLQVVRSTMAAASGDMAFPAIDDGACIELFTSGSTGQPKRVIKPLVVLDREAALLATHYADRLPGCQVVASVAPQHLYGLTFRLFLPMALGLPFHALTIEYAEQLTALSCERRYLFISSPAFLKRLDRRLVPPPVAMILSAGGALLWQDARQTASWFNVWPDEIYGSTETGVLACRYRQQDNTPWQPFPDVHFQPEGDAFRVFSPLFTDNDGLLLNDILHFSANGQFHLHGRRDRVVKIEEKRISLNEVEQRLLALEGILDAAAIPITRGSRQSVGALLVLDNDARQRWGKSQELRWRKTLRAWLEPVAIPRYWRVIDAIPVNSMNKRVYAQLQELFHEAP; translated from the coding sequence ATGAAGCAACGCCTTACGCTGGACCAGTGGCTCAGCGCCCCGCGTCCGGCGCAAACGCCGATCGCATGGCAGGACGCGCACACCTGGACGCTCGCGCATCTACGCCACGATGTCGCCCACCTGCTCGCACACCTGCAACAGCAGCCAGCAGAGCGCTGGGCGCTGTGCTTTGAAAATAGCTATCTGTTTCTCGTCGCACTGCTGGCAACACTGCACGCGGGTAAAACACCGGTGCTCCCCGGCCACTGCCGCGTATCGCTATTACACGAGCAACGCACGCTGTTCGATGGCGTACTGAGCGATACGGCGCTGGACTGGCGCGGGCCGCTGCAGGTTGTCCGCTCCACGATGGCGGCCGCGAGCGGCGACATGGCTTTCCCGGCAATCGACGATGGCGCCTGCATCGAACTGTTTACTTCCGGTTCGACCGGCCAGCCGAAGCGGGTCATCAAACCGCTCGTGGTTCTCGACCGTGAAGCGGCGCTGCTGGCAACGCACTACGCTGACCGCCTGCCAGGCTGTCAGGTCGTGGCCTCCGTGGCGCCGCAGCATTTGTACGGCCTGACGTTCCGCTTATTTCTGCCGATGGCTCTCGGTTTACCGTTCCACGCGCTAACGATTGAGTACGCCGAACAGTTGACGGCCCTAAGCTGCGAGCGTCGCTATCTGTTTATCAGCAGCCCGGCCTTTCTCAAACGTCTCGATCGGCGGCTCGTCCCCCCGCCGGTCGCCATGATTCTGTCAGCGGGCGGCGCCTTACTCTGGCAAGATGCCAGGCAGACCGCCAGCTGGTTCAACGTCTGGCCGGATGAAATCTACGGCAGCACCGAAACCGGGGTGCTCGCCTGCCGTTACCGCCAGCAGGATAATACGCCCTGGCAGCCTTTTCCTGACGTTCATTTCCAACCAGAAGGTGACGCTTTTCGCGTCTTTTCACCGCTGTTTACGGATAATGACGGCCTGTTACTCAACGATATTTTGCATTTTTCTGCCAACGGTCAGTTTCATCTTCACGGGCGCCGGGATCGGGTCGTCAAAATTGAAGAAAAACGTATTTCACTCAATGAAGTGGAACAGCGCCTGTTGGCGCTGGAGGGCATCCTCGATGCCGCCGCCATTCCCATCACCCGCGGCAGCCGCCAAAGCGTCGGCGCATTGCTGGTGCTGGATAACGACGCCCGCCAGCGCTGGGGGAAAAGCCAGGAATTGAGATGGCGGAAAACGCTGCGCGCCTGGCTGGAGCCGGTCGCGATCCCCCGTTACTGGCGGGTCATTGACGCGATCCCCGTCAACAGTATGAATAAGCGTGTCTATGCGCAATTACAGGAGTTATTTCATGAAGCCCCATGA
- a CDS encoding hydroxymyristoyl-ACP dehydratase yields MKPHEIERRQPQADRVEIVLSLDPALFWFRGHFAVQPLLPGVAQVDWAMHYAAELLAPGWRFHHIQNVKFQSPLLPGAIVTLTLHWQETRQTLTFSYQRHDGETRQTASSGKIRLCR; encoded by the coding sequence ATGAAGCCCCATGAAATTGAGCGCCGTCAGCCGCAAGCCGATCGGGTTGAAATCGTTTTATCTCTCGACCCGGCGTTATTCTGGTTTCGCGGCCATTTTGCCGTGCAACCGCTGTTGCCCGGCGTCGCACAGGTGGATTGGGCGATGCATTACGCTGCCGAGCTGCTCGCTCCCGGCTGGCGTTTTCACCACATTCAGAATGTGAAATTCCAATCGCCGCTCTTACCGGGCGCGATCGTCACGCTCACCCTGCACTGGCAGGAAACCCGCCAGACCCTGACCTTTAGCTACCAGCGTCACGACGGTGAAACCCGCCAAACCGCCAGCAGCGGGAAGATTCGTTTATGTCGTTAG